One window from the genome of Salvia splendens isolate huo1 chromosome 9, SspV2, whole genome shotgun sequence encodes:
- the LOC121747914 gene encoding phosphoinositide phospholipase C 4-like isoform X1 — MGSYRVCMCFTRKFRVTEAEPPADVKEAFLKYADGGAQMSVEQLRRFLVEVQGEAEGDDATAAAAENIVQQILQKRHHIAKFTRHALTLEDFHHYLFSADLNPPMNSKVHQDMTAPLSHFFIFTGHNSYLTGNQLTSDCSDVPVIKALQKGVRVIELDIWPNSSKDDVHVLHGRTVTAPVDLLKCLKSIKEHAFSASPYPVIITLEDHLTRDLQAKVAQMLSQVFGKMLFCPESDCLKEFPSPEELKHRIIISTKPPKEYLEAQNLKGGESLRRKDSEDDVWGSEPSCLTAEQEEEDKMDNGMTDLNPNNEDDDDCDPGFREAPEYKRLIAIHAGKPRGGMKESLKVEADKVRRLSVSEQALEKAAESYGTDIVRFTQRNILRVYPKGTRFNSSNYKPQVGWLHGAQMVAFNMQGYGRSLWLMQGMFRANGGCGFVKKPDILMNANEVFDHKAKASVKKTLKVKVYMGDGWHLDFKQTHFDSYSPPDFYVRVGIAGAPADEMMKKTKTIEDNWSPVWEEEFTFPLTVPELALLRIEVHEYDMSEKDDFAGQTCLPVAELRPGIRSVPLCDRRGEREKLKSVRLLMRFDIS, encoded by the exons atgggGAGTTACAGAGTGTGCATGTGCTTCACGCGGAAGTTCCGCGTGACGGAGGCGGAGCCGCCGGCGGACGTCAAGGAGGCGTTCCTGAAGTACGCCGACGGCGGGGCTCAGATGTCGGTGGAGCAGCTGCGGAGGTTCCTGGTGGAGGTCCAGGGCGAGGCGGAGGGCGACGACGCCACCGCCGCTGCGGCGGAGAACATCGTGCAGCAGATCCTCCAGAAGCGCCACCACATTGCCAAGTTCACGCGCCACGCGCTCACTCTCGAGGACTTCCACCACTACCTCTTCTCCGCCGACCTCAATCCCCCGATGAACAGCAAG GTGCACCAAGACATGACAGCTCCGCTGTCTCACTTTTTCATATTCACCGGGCATAACTCTTACCTCACTGGGAACCAGCTCACGAGTGACTGCAGCGATGTGCCAGTTATAAAGGCGCTGCAGAAGGGAGTGAGGGTGATAGAGCTCGATATATGGCCAAACTCTTCAAAGGATGACGTGCATGTTCTCCATGGAAG AACCGTGACAGCACCTGTGGACCTCTTAAAGTGTCTAAAGTCGATAAAAGAGCATGCCTTTTCTGCTTCTCCATACCCTGTCATAATAACATTGGAGGATCACCTTACGCGTGACCTGCAAGCTAAAGTTGCTCAG ATGCTCTCCCAAGTATTTGGAAAAATGCTTTTCTGCCCAGAGTCAGACTGCTTAAAAGAATTTCCGTCACCAGAAGAGTTGAAACATCGCATTATTATTTCCACAAAACCTCCTAAGGAGTACCTTGAAGCTCAGAACCTTAAGGGCGGTGAATCACTTAGGAGAAAAGATTCTGAGGATGATGTGTGGGGAAGCGAGCCTTCGTGCCTCACGGCcgaacaagaagaagaagataag ATGGACAATGGAATGACAGACCTGAATCCTAACAATGAGGATGACGACGATTGTGATCCTGGATTTCGTGAAGCACCTGAATATAAACGCCTTATAGCTATCCACGCTGGGAAACCAAGAGGAGGGATGAAGGAATCACTAAAAGTAGAGGCTGATAAAGTGAGGCGCTTAAGTGTTAGTGAGCAAGCTCTCGAAAAGGCTGCTGAATCTTATGGGACAGACATTGTCAG GTTTACACAGAGGAATATTCTGAGAGTCTATCCTAAGGGAACTAGATTCAACTCGTCGAATTACAAGCCTCAAGTTGGTTGGTTGCATGGAGCTCAAATGGTTGCATTTAATATGCAG GGATATGGAAGATCACTTTGGTTGATGCAAGGAATGTTCAGGGCCAATGGGGGCTGTGGTTTTGTGAAAAAGCCTGATATATTGATGAATGCTAACGAGGTTTTTGATCATAAAGCGAAGGCCTCCGTCAAGAAAACCTTAAAG GTGAAAGTATACATGGGGGATGGCTGGCATTTGGATTTTAAACAAACTCACTTTGATTCATATTCGCCACCCGACTTCTACGTGAGG GTTGGCATAGCCGGTGCACCGGCTGATGAGATGATGAAGAAGACGAAGACGATAGAGGACAACTGGAGCCCTGTTTGGGAAGAGGAATTCACATTCCCTCTCACTGTTCCTGAGCTAGCTCTGCTAAGAATCGAAGTGCATGAGTATGATATGTCCGAGAAGGATGACTTTGCTGGCCAAACCTGTCTTCCGGTCGCAGAGCTCAGGCCCGGCATACGGTCCGTGCCTCTCTGTGACCGGAGAGGCGAGCGCGAGAAGCTGAAATCTGTCCGCCTTCTGATGCGGTTCGACATCTCATGA
- the LOC121747914 gene encoding phosphoinositide phospholipase C 6-like isoform X2, with protein MTAPLSHFFIFTGHNSYLTGNQLTSDCSDVPVIKALQKGVRVIELDIWPNSSKDDVHVLHGRTVTAPVDLLKCLKSIKEHAFSASPYPVIITLEDHLTRDLQAKVAQMLSQVFGKMLFCPESDCLKEFPSPEELKHRIIISTKPPKEYLEAQNLKGGESLRRKDSEDDVWGSEPSCLTAEQEEEDKMDNGMTDLNPNNEDDDDCDPGFREAPEYKRLIAIHAGKPRGGMKESLKVEADKVRRLSVSEQALEKAAESYGTDIVRFTQRNILRVYPKGTRFNSSNYKPQVGWLHGAQMVAFNMQGYGRSLWLMQGMFRANGGCGFVKKPDILMNANEVFDHKAKASVKKTLKVKVYMGDGWHLDFKQTHFDSYSPPDFYVRVGIAGAPADEMMKKTKTIEDNWSPVWEEEFTFPLTVPELALLRIEVHEYDMSEKDDFAGQTCLPVAELRPGIRSVPLCDRRGEREKLKSVRLLMRFDIS; from the exons ATGACAGCTCCGCTGTCTCACTTTTTCATATTCACCGGGCATAACTCTTACCTCACTGGGAACCAGCTCACGAGTGACTGCAGCGATGTGCCAGTTATAAAGGCGCTGCAGAAGGGAGTGAGGGTGATAGAGCTCGATATATGGCCAAACTCTTCAAAGGATGACGTGCATGTTCTCCATGGAAG AACCGTGACAGCACCTGTGGACCTCTTAAAGTGTCTAAAGTCGATAAAAGAGCATGCCTTTTCTGCTTCTCCATACCCTGTCATAATAACATTGGAGGATCACCTTACGCGTGACCTGCAAGCTAAAGTTGCTCAG ATGCTCTCCCAAGTATTTGGAAAAATGCTTTTCTGCCCAGAGTCAGACTGCTTAAAAGAATTTCCGTCACCAGAAGAGTTGAAACATCGCATTATTATTTCCACAAAACCTCCTAAGGAGTACCTTGAAGCTCAGAACCTTAAGGGCGGTGAATCACTTAGGAGAAAAGATTCTGAGGATGATGTGTGGGGAAGCGAGCCTTCGTGCCTCACGGCcgaacaagaagaagaagataag ATGGACAATGGAATGACAGACCTGAATCCTAACAATGAGGATGACGACGATTGTGATCCTGGATTTCGTGAAGCACCTGAATATAAACGCCTTATAGCTATCCACGCTGGGAAACCAAGAGGAGGGATGAAGGAATCACTAAAAGTAGAGGCTGATAAAGTGAGGCGCTTAAGTGTTAGTGAGCAAGCTCTCGAAAAGGCTGCTGAATCTTATGGGACAGACATTGTCAG GTTTACACAGAGGAATATTCTGAGAGTCTATCCTAAGGGAACTAGATTCAACTCGTCGAATTACAAGCCTCAAGTTGGTTGGTTGCATGGAGCTCAAATGGTTGCATTTAATATGCAG GGATATGGAAGATCACTTTGGTTGATGCAAGGAATGTTCAGGGCCAATGGGGGCTGTGGTTTTGTGAAAAAGCCTGATATATTGATGAATGCTAACGAGGTTTTTGATCATAAAGCGAAGGCCTCCGTCAAGAAAACCTTAAAG GTGAAAGTATACATGGGGGATGGCTGGCATTTGGATTTTAAACAAACTCACTTTGATTCATATTCGCCACCCGACTTCTACGTGAGG GTTGGCATAGCCGGTGCACCGGCTGATGAGATGATGAAGAAGACGAAGACGATAGAGGACAACTGGAGCCCTGTTTGGGAAGAGGAATTCACATTCCCTCTCACTGTTCCTGAGCTAGCTCTGCTAAGAATCGAAGTGCATGAGTATGATATGTCCGAGAAGGATGACTTTGCTGGCCAAACCTGTCTTCCGGTCGCAGAGCTCAGGCCCGGCATACGGTCCGTGCCTCTCTGTGACCGGAGAGGCGAGCGCGAGAAGCTGAAATCTGTCCGCCTTCTGATGCGGTTCGACATCTCATGA
- the LOC121747915 gene encoding peptidyl-prolyl cis-trans isomerase CYP20-1-like: MATNQRLYLLFTLLICLSFAFTQAKKSKENLKEVTHKVYFDVEIDEKPAGRITMGLFGKTVPKTAENFRALCTGEKGVGKHGKPLHYKGSAFHRIIPSFMLQGGDFTLGDGRGGESIYGEKFADENFKIKHTGPGLLSMANSGSDTNGSQFFITTVTTSWLDGRHVVFGKVLSGMDVVYKIEAEGNQSGTPKSKVVIVDSGELPM; encoded by the exons ATGGCGACAAATCAGAGATTATATCTCCTCTTCACTCTGCTAATCTGTCTCAGCTTCGCTTTTACACAG GCGAAGAAATCAAAGGAAAATTTGAAAGAAGTGACTCATAAGGTTTACTTTGATGTTGAAATTGATGAAAAACCAGCTG GACGCATCACTATGGGTCTCTTTGGGAAAACTGTTCCGAAGACGGCAG AAAATTTTAGAGCTCTGTGCACAG GTGAGAAAGGGGTCGGGAAACACGGGAAGCCTCTGCATTACAAGGGAAGTGCATTCCACAGGATTATACCCAGCTTCATGCTTCAAGGAGGTGACTTTACTCTAGGCGATGGAAGAGGTGGGGAATCAATCTATGGGGAGAAATTCGCTGATGAAAACTTCAAGATCAAACACACAGGACCTG GACTCCTCTCGATGGCAAACTCTGGCTCTGACACTAATGGTTCCCAGTTCTTCATCACTACTGTGACAACCAGCTG GTTGGATGGCCGCCATGTCGTATTTGGAAAGGTACTGTCGGGAATGGATGTGGTGTATAAGATTGAAGCTGAAGGCAATCAGAGCGGCACACCCAAAAGCAAAGTTGTGATTGTAGATAGTGGTGAACTCCCAATGTGA
- the LOC121746881 gene encoding 60S ribosomal protein L32-1-like — translation MAVPLLNKKVVKKRVTQFKRHHSDRYACLKTNWRRPKGIDSRVRRKFKGVTLMPNIGYGSDKKTRHYLPNGFKKFLVHNVKELEILMMHNRKYCAEIAHNVSTRKRKEIVERASQLDVVVTNKLARLRSQEDE, via the exons ATGGCTGTTCCTTTGTTGAACAAAAAGGTTGTGAAGAAGCGTGTCACCCAGTTTAAGAGGCATCACAGCGACAGATATGCCTGTCTCAAG ACCAACTGGCGCAGGCCCAAGGGTATCGACTCCCGTGTCAGGAGAAAGTTCAAGGGAGTCACCTTGATGCCAAATATCGGCTATGGATCGGATAAGAAGACCCGCCATTACCTACCCAACGGTTTTAAGAAATTCCTTGTCCACAACGTCAAGGAGCTCGAAATTCTCATGATGCACAACAG GAAGTATTGTGCTGAAATAGCACACAATGTCTCGACAAGGAAAAGAAAGGAAATCGTTGAGCGGGCATCTCAGTTGGATGTGGTCGTGACCAACAAACTTGCTAGGCTCCGCAGCCAGGAAGACGAGTAA
- the LOC121748395 gene encoding uncharacterized protein LOC121748395, giving the protein MVLKVAPAASLRWPQPSLPQSPPSCSQTLASAIPSPSSRRWSFSSGDGSLLRRFVGKSALFLGANPLRRSRSCGGSKRTRARTIRKALTASLDSFSDEEFSKQIEKLALRFQLNDDDNVSTSLKIDEFESRFDNAGADEQWQRGLAVAGGSAYCSIKKSFSSMVFIIRELHSYTLQMRYFLHYEDMQGIVAKVQREMHASFVWLFQKVFSTTPTLMVYVMILLANYSVFSMSSNAAIASAPPPMCVSTTEELSVSVVEEKGQKFDASIVKTLKLSSSTGKAASVGGSSGGGGGKFPSVASGTEGDGRFDESNYYSTVAPDGSVSSFVNPSRTSGEESVSSVEEEATLWDSLVEEASKMGNEDLDQETKKGFVSPVDARIEADDDSEYLRMVLLYQTELAQEPSNPLLLANYAQFLYLVVRDLDRAEDYFKRATEVEPKDAEALNKYANFLWVARNDLWAAEETYLEAIDAEPSNSYYAANYAHFLWNTGGEDTCFPLSSPDAESDCL; this is encoded by the exons ATGGTATTGAAAGTAGCTCCAGCAGCTTCACTGCGGTGGCCGCAGCCGTCACTCCCCCAATCGCCGCCGTCTTGCTCCCAGACACTGGCCTCCGCCATCCCCTCCCCGTCGTCGCGGCGGTGGAGCTTCTCCAGCGGCGACGGATCGCTCCTCCGCCGATTCGTCGGAAAATCCGCCCTATTCCTCGGCGCAAATCCACTCCGCCGCTCCCGATCGTGCGGCGGCAGTAAGAGAACCCGCGCTCGGACGATCCGAAAAGCCCTAACCGCCAGCTTGGATTCATTCTCCGACGAAGAATTCTCGAAGCAAATTGAGAAGCTAGCGCTCAGATTCCAGCTCAACGACGACGATAATGTCAGCACCAGTTTGAAAATTGATGAATTCGAGTCTAGATTCGACAATGCTGGTGCAGATGAGCAGTGGCAGAGGGGGCTCGCCGTGGCTGGGGGCTCGGCCTATTGCTCGATAAAGAAGTCGTTTTCGTCTATGGTGTTTATAATCCGAGAGCTCCATAGCTACACCTTGCAGATGAGGTATTTCTTGCACTACGAGGATATGCAAGGGATTGTGGCCAAAGTGCAGAGGGAAATGCACGCGTCGTTCGTGTGGTTGTTTCAGAAGGTTTTCTCGACTACCCCGACTTTGATGGTGTACGTGATGATACTCCTCGCGAACTACAGTGTTTTCTCAATGTCGAGTAATGCAGCCATAGCCTCTGCACCACCACCGATGTGTGTTTCCACCACGGAGGAGTTATCAGTATCCGTGGTGGAGGAGAAGGGACAGAAATTCGATGCATCTATTGTAAAGACACTGAAGTTGTCTTCCTCGACTGGGAAGGCAGCTTCGGTTGGAGGGAGCAGCGGGGGTGGGGGTGGGAAGTTCCCGTCTGTTGCTAGTGGGACCGAGGGAGATGGGAGGTTTGATGAGTCGAATTATTATAGCACCGTAGCACCTGATGGTAGCGTGTCCTCGTTTGTGAATCCGTCTAGGACTAGTGGGGAGGAGTCTGTCTCGAGCGTGGAGGAGGAAGCAACGTTGTGGGATTCGCTTGTGGAAGAGGCTTCCAAGATGGGGAACGAGGATTTGGACCAAGAAACTAAGAAAGGATTTGTTTCTCCCGTTGATGCGAGGATTGAAGCGGATGATGATTCGGAATATTTGAGAATGGTGTTACTGTACCAAACGGAGTTGGCTCAAGAGCCCAGCAATCCGCTTTTGCTAGCAAATTATGCTCAGTTTCTCTATCTCGTTGTTCGGGATCTTGACAG GGCGGAGGACTACTTCAAGAGAGCCACGGAGGTGGAGCCAAAGGACGCGGAGGCACTGAACAAGTACGCTAACTTCCTGTGGGTGGCAAGGAACGATCTGTGGGCAGCAGAGGAGACCTACTTGGAAGCCATTGATGCGGAGCCGAGCAACTCATACTATGCAGCTAACTATGCCCATTTCTTATGGAACACGGGCGGTGAAGACACTTGCTTCCCTCTGAGCTCGCCCGATGCAGAATCAGATTGTCTGTAA
- the LOC121746505 gene encoding uncharacterized protein LOC121746505 — translation MEYVRPNRSDVHLSGEEAAKVEAAVRERFDEAAPKRHTKPQRSDHSAVYTDALSSDDGVIAEYAQFQLLEKDTEKLDYSGGKPDEEFTETEYYKDLNCVDKQHHTTGTGFIKMENTNEKDFSIAGETTTECHASSKGNPATNDWIPSPSTEVDFTSDKPSRSDC, via the exons ATGGAGTACGTGAGGCCGAACCGCAGCGACGTCCATTTGAGCGGAGAGGAGGCGGCGAAGGTAGAGGCGGCTGTTCGCGAGCGCTTCGACGAGGCGGCGCCGAAGCGCCACACCAAGCCTCAGCGGAGCGACCACTCCGCCGTTTACACCGACGCTCTCTCATCCGACGACGGAGTTATTGCTGAGTATGCTCAGTTCCAGCTGCTCGAGAAGGATACTGAG AAATTGGATTACTCTGGAGGCAAACCTGATGAAGAATTTACAGAAACTGAGTATTACAAGGACCTCAACTGCGTTGACAAGCAGCATCACACG ACTGGAACAGGGTTCATAAAAATGGAGAACACAAATGAGAAGGACTTCAGCATAGCAGGTGAAACCACAACAGAATGCCACGCCTCAAGCAAGGGGAACCCTGCTACTAATGACTGGATTCCATCCCCTTCAACTGAG GTGGATTTCACAAGTGATAAGCCCAGTAGGAGTGACTGCTGA